The proteins below are encoded in one region of Paracoccus sp. N5:
- the miaB gene encoding tRNA (N6-isopentenyl adenosine(37)-C2)-methylthiotransferase MiaB yields MTDQANTPAVKKLFIKTYGCQMNVYDSQRMAEAMGAEGYVLTENQAEADMVLLNTCHIREKAAEKLYSDLGRLKPLKAERPDLKIGVAGCVAQAEGAEIQRRMPIVDLVVGPQAYHRLPAMARAGRGVDTEFPAEDKFEHLPKPAATRRAPAAFLTVQEGCDKFCAFCVVPYTRGAEVSRPVSRILAEARDLVARGVREITLLGQNVNGWHGQGDSGEWGFGRLIRALAEIDGLDRIRYTTSHPNDMADDLIEAHRDEPKLMPYLHLPVQSGSDRILKAMNRKHTVAEYLRLIDRIRDARPDIMLTSDFIVGFPGETDQDHRDTLDLVARVNFGTAFSFKYSPRPGTPAYERPEVDSDLADARLQELQALLSRQQKAAQQGMVGRELSVLFEKPGRLPGQMVGKSDYLHAVFVEAPQAQVGDLLRVRITASAPNSLAGELVA; encoded by the coding sequence ATGACGGACCAAGCCAATACCCCGGCGGTGAAGAAACTTTTCATCAAGACCTATGGCTGCCAGATGAACGTCTATGACAGCCAGCGCATGGCCGAGGCCATGGGCGCCGAGGGCTATGTCCTGACCGAGAACCAGGCCGAGGCGGACATGGTGCTGCTGAACACCTGCCACATCCGCGAAAAGGCTGCCGAGAAGCTGTATTCCGACCTCGGCCGGCTGAAGCCCTTGAAGGCCGAGCGGCCCGACCTGAAGATCGGCGTCGCCGGCTGCGTGGCCCAGGCCGAGGGGGCCGAGATCCAGCGCCGCATGCCCATCGTCGATCTGGTCGTCGGCCCGCAGGCCTATCACCGCCTGCCGGCCATGGCGCGCGCGGGCAGGGGCGTCGATACCGAATTCCCGGCCGAGGACAAGTTCGAGCACCTGCCGAAACCCGCCGCCACAAGGCGCGCCCCCGCCGCCTTCCTGACCGTGCAGGAGGGCTGCGACAAGTTCTGCGCCTTCTGCGTGGTGCCCTATACCCGCGGCGCCGAGGTCTCGCGCCCCGTCAGCCGCATCCTGGCCGAGGCCCGCGACCTGGTCGCGCGCGGCGTGCGCGAGATCACGCTTCTGGGCCAGAACGTCAACGGCTGGCACGGTCAGGGCGACAGCGGCGAATGGGGCTTCGGCCGGCTGATCCGGGCCCTGGCGGAAATCGACGGGCTCGACCGCATCCGCTACACCACCAGCCATCCGAACGACATGGCCGACGACCTGATCGAGGCGCATCGCGACGAGCCGAAGCTGATGCCCTATCTGCACCTGCCGGTGCAGTCGGGCAGCGACCGCATCCTCAAGGCGATGAATCGCAAGCATACGGTCGCGGAATACCTGCGGCTGATCGACCGCATCCGCGACGCGCGGCCCGACATCATGCTGACCTCGGATTTCATCGTCGGCTTCCCGGGCGAGACCGACCAGGACCACCGGGACACGCTGGACCTGGTGGCGCGGGTGAATTTCGGCACCGCCTTCAGCTTCAAATATTCGCCGCGCCCCGGCACGCCGGCCTATGAGCGGCCCGAGGTGGACAGCGACCTGGCCGACGCCCGGTTGCAGGAATTGCAGGCGCTGCTGAGCCGCCAGCAGAAGGCCGCGCAGCAGGGCATGGTCGGACGCGAGCTTTCCGTGCTGTTCGAGAAACCCGGTCGCCTGCCGGGCCAGATGGTCGGCAAGTCGGATTACCTGCACGCGGTCTTCGTCGAGGCGCCCCAGGCGCAGGTCGGCGACCTGCTGCGCGTGCGCATCACCGCCAGCGCGCCGAATTCGCTGGCGGGCGAGTTGGTCGCCTGA
- a CDS encoding TfoX/Sxy family protein: MTDLTSIPNIGPATAQALREAGVADAETLRAMGAHDAYAAMLRAGTRPHFIWYYVLHMSLQGRPWNDCRGEEKAALRRRFDALVAETRGGGMTPIEAALREIGLIAPQSRS; this comes from the coding sequence ATGACGGACCTGACCAGCATCCCGAATATCGGCCCGGCCACGGCGCAGGCGCTGCGCGAGGCCGGCGTCGCGGATGCCGAGACGCTGCGCGCCATGGGGGCGCATGACGCCTATGCCGCCATGCTGCGCGCCGGCACGCGGCCGCATTTCATCTGGTATTACGTCTTGCATATGTCGCTGCAGGGCCGGCCCTGGAACGACTGCCGCGGCGAGGAAAAGGCCGCGCTGCGCCGCCGTTTCGACGCGCTCGTGGCCGAGACGCGCGGCGGCGGCATGACGCCCATCGAGGCGGCGCTGCGCGAGATCGGGCTGATCGCGCCTCAGTCGCGCAGCTGA
- a CDS encoding DUF2380 domain-containing protein has product MRKLLLALALLPGMAQAEALLIAPVKLLDTSHEARDQAADHARRQALLAEVLAAEMSASLLPAAAVAEACPQETADCLVTLMRERGADRGLFIVVQKASTLILQVFASLVDLEAGKLITHEELNFRGDNDESWRRAGVFLARQLRD; this is encoded by the coding sequence ATGCGGAAACTGCTCTTGGCGCTGGCGCTGCTGCCCGGGATGGCGCAGGCCGAGGCGCTGCTGATCGCGCCGGTGAAACTGCTCGATACCTCGCACGAGGCGCGCGACCAAGCGGCCGACCATGCCCGGCGCCAGGCGCTGCTGGCCGAGGTGCTGGCGGCCGAGATGTCGGCCAGCCTGCTGCCCGCCGCGGCCGTGGCCGAGGCCTGCCCGCAGGAGACCGCCGACTGCCTGGTCACGCTGATGCGCGAACGCGGCGCGGATCGCGGGCTGTTCATCGTGGTGCAAAAGGCCAGCACGCTGATCCTGCAGGTCTTTGCCAGCCTGGTGGACCTCGAGGCCGGCAAGCTCATCACCCACGAGGAACTGAACTTCCGCGGCGACAACGACGAATCCTGGCGCCGCGCCGGCGTCTTCCTGGCCCGTCAGCTGCGCGACTGA